The Lonchura striata isolate bLonStr1 chromosome Z, bLonStr1.mat, whole genome shotgun sequence genome window below encodes:
- the SYT4 gene encoding synaptotagmin-4 isoform X2, which yields MAPIADSRQQFDEIPTVVGIFSAFGLVFSVSLFAWICCQRKSSKSNKTPPYKFVHVLKGVDIYPENLNSKKKFGADDKSEAKDKSAMPKNSLHLDLEKRDLNGNFPKTTTKMQGSPDLENSSPKHFAERKKDSVSPDSLKSITSLSSEDKQDKLGTLFFSLEYNFEKKAFVVNIKEARGLPAMDEQSMTSDPYIKMTILPEKKHKVKTRVLRKTLDPAFDETFTFYGIPYSQIQDLTLHFIVLSFDRFSRDDVIGEVLIPLAGIELSEGRLLMDREIIKRNKSSGRGELLVSLCYQSTTNTLTVVVLKARHLPKSDVSGLSDPYVKVNLYHAKKRISKKKTHVKKCTPNAVFNELFVFDIPCEGLDDISIEFLVLDSDRGSRNEVIGRLTLGSSAEGTGGEHWKEICEYPRRQIAKWHMLCDG from the exons ATGGCTCCGATCGCGGACAGCCGCCAGCAGTTCG ATGAAATTCCTACAGTGGTTGGGATCTTTAGTGCATTTGGCCTTGTCTTCTCTGTCTCCCTCTTTGCTTGGATCTGCTGCCAACGAAAATCTTCCAAGTCCAATAAGACCCCTCCATACAAGTTTGTCCATGTTCTGAAGGGGGTTGATATTTACCCTGAGAATCTCAACAGCAAGAAGAAGTTTGGAGCAGATGATAAAAGTGAAGCAAAGGACAAATCGGCAATGCCAAAGAATTCTCTCCATCTTGACCTGGAGAAGAGAGATCTAAATGGCAATTTCCccaaaacaaccacaaaaatgCAGGGCTCTCCAGATCTTGAAAATTCATCTCCTAAGCACTttgcagaaaggaagaaagattcGGTATCCCCTGATAGCTTAAAATCCATCACTTCTCTGTCATCTGAAGATAAACAAGACAAGCTAGGaactctctttttctccttagagTACAACTTTGAGAAAAAAGCATTTGTAGTGAACATCAAAGAAGCTCGTGGGCTGCCAGCAATGGATGAACAGTCAATGACTTCTGATCCCTACATCAAAATGACAATCCTGCCTGAGAAAAAGCACAAGGTGAAAACTAGAGTGCTGAGAAAAACCTTAGATCCAGCTTTTGATGAGACTTTCACATTTTATGGGATCCCCTACAGCCAAATTCAAGACTTAACACTTCACTTCATAGTCTTGAGCTTCGACAGATTTTCCAGAGATGATGTCATTGGAGAAGTCCTCATCCCCCTCGCTGGAATTGAACTCTCGGAAGGAAGACTGCTAATGGACAGAGAGATCATCAAAAGAAAT AAATCATCTGGTCGTGGAGAATTGCTGGTCTCTCTCTGTTATCAGTCTACAACAAACACACTCACTGTCGTTGTTCTAAAAGCCAGGCATCTACCTAAATCTGATGTGTCAGGATTATCAG aCCCTTATGTCAAAGTGAACCTGTACCATGCCAAGAAGAgaatttctaaaaagaaaactcatgtGAAGAAGTGCACCCCCAATGCAGTGTTCAATGAATTGTTTGTCTTTGACATTCCTTGTGAGGGCCTTGATGATATCAGCATTGAATTTCTGGTTTTAGATTCAGATAGGGGGTCAAGGAACGAGGTCATTGGCCGGTTAACCTTGGGATCTTCAGCAGAAGGAACAGGTGGAGAGCACTGGAAAGAAATTTGTGAATATCCTAGGAGACAAATTGCCAAATGGCATATGTTATGTGATGGTTAG
- the SYT4 gene encoding synaptotagmin-4 isoform X1: protein MAPIADSRQQFDEIPTVVGIFSAFGLVFSVSLFAWICCQRKSSKSNKTPPYKFVHVLKGVDIYPENLNSKKKFGADDKSEAKDKSAMPKNSLHLDLEKRDLNGNFPKTTTKMQGSPDLENSSPKHFAERKKDSVSPDSLKSITSLSSEDKQDKLGTLFFSLEYNFEKKAFVVNIKEARGLPAMDEQSMTSDPYIKMTILPEKKHKVKTRVLRKTLDPAFDETFTFYGIPYSQIQDLTLHFIVLSFDRFSRDDVIGEVLIPLAGIELSEGRLLMDREIIKRNVRKSSGRGELLVSLCYQSTTNTLTVVVLKARHLPKSDVSGLSDPYVKVNLYHAKKRISKKKTHVKKCTPNAVFNELFVFDIPCEGLDDISIEFLVLDSDRGSRNEVIGRLTLGSSAEGTGGEHWKEICEYPRRQIAKWHMLCDG, encoded by the exons ATGGCTCCGATCGCGGACAGCCGCCAGCAGTTCG ATGAAATTCCTACAGTGGTTGGGATCTTTAGTGCATTTGGCCTTGTCTTCTCTGTCTCCCTCTTTGCTTGGATCTGCTGCCAACGAAAATCTTCCAAGTCCAATAAGACCCCTCCATACAAGTTTGTCCATGTTCTGAAGGGGGTTGATATTTACCCTGAGAATCTCAACAGCAAGAAGAAGTTTGGAGCAGATGATAAAAGTGAAGCAAAGGACAAATCGGCAATGCCAAAGAATTCTCTCCATCTTGACCTGGAGAAGAGAGATCTAAATGGCAATTTCCccaaaacaaccacaaaaatgCAGGGCTCTCCAGATCTTGAAAATTCATCTCCTAAGCACTttgcagaaaggaagaaagattcGGTATCCCCTGATAGCTTAAAATCCATCACTTCTCTGTCATCTGAAGATAAACAAGACAAGCTAGGaactctctttttctccttagagTACAACTTTGAGAAAAAAGCATTTGTAGTGAACATCAAAGAAGCTCGTGGGCTGCCAGCAATGGATGAACAGTCAATGACTTCTGATCCCTACATCAAAATGACAATCCTGCCTGAGAAAAAGCACAAGGTGAAAACTAGAGTGCTGAGAAAAACCTTAGATCCAGCTTTTGATGAGACTTTCACATTTTATGGGATCCCCTACAGCCAAATTCAAGACTTAACACTTCACTTCATAGTCTTGAGCTTCGACAGATTTTCCAGAGATGATGTCATTGGAGAAGTCCTCATCCCCCTCGCTGGAATTGAACTCTCGGAAGGAAGACTGCTAATGGACAGAGAGATCATCAAAAGAAATGTTAGG AAATCATCTGGTCGTGGAGAATTGCTGGTCTCTCTCTGTTATCAGTCTACAACAAACACACTCACTGTCGTTGTTCTAAAAGCCAGGCATCTACCTAAATCTGATGTGTCAGGATTATCAG aCCCTTATGTCAAAGTGAACCTGTACCATGCCAAGAAGAgaatttctaaaaagaaaactcatgtGAAGAAGTGCACCCCCAATGCAGTGTTCAATGAATTGTTTGTCTTTGACATTCCTTGTGAGGGCCTTGATGATATCAGCATTGAATTTCTGGTTTTAGATTCAGATAGGGGGTCAAGGAACGAGGTCATTGGCCGGTTAACCTTGGGATCTTCAGCAGAAGGAACAGGTGGAGAGCACTGGAAAGAAATTTGTGAATATCCTAGGAGACAAATTGCCAAATGGCATATGTTATGTGATGGTTAG